One window from the genome of Streptomyces sp. NBC_01476 encodes:
- a CDS encoding succinate dehydrogenase/fumarate reductase iron-sulfur subunit, whose protein sequence is MTGYTARFKVWRGDADGGELRDYDVEVNDGEVVLDIVHRIQATQAADLAVRWNCKAGKCGSCSAEVNGRPRLMCMTRMSVFEPAEPVTVTPLRTFPVIRDLVTDVSFNYTKAREIPAFVPPEGLAAGEYRMRQVDVERSQEFRKCIECFLCQDTCHVVRDHEENKTSFAGPRFLMRIAELDMHPLDAAAGTGLTRSASAQEDHGLGYCNITKCCTEVCPEHIKITDNALIPLKERAVDRKYDPLVWLGSKIRRRPA, encoded by the coding sequence GTGACTGGGTACACGGCGCGGTTCAAGGTGTGGCGGGGCGACGCGGACGGCGGTGAGCTGCGCGACTACGACGTCGAGGTGAACGACGGCGAGGTGGTGCTGGACATCGTGCACCGGATCCAGGCCACCCAGGCGGCGGATCTGGCGGTGCGCTGGAACTGCAAGGCCGGCAAGTGCGGGTCGTGCAGCGCGGAGGTCAACGGCCGGCCGCGGCTGATGTGCATGACCCGGATGTCGGTGTTCGAGCCGGCGGAGCCGGTGACCGTCACCCCGCTGCGGACCTTCCCGGTGATCCGGGACCTGGTCACCGACGTGTCCTTCAACTACACCAAGGCCCGGGAGATCCCCGCCTTCGTACCGCCGGAGGGGCTGGCGGCGGGCGAGTACCGCATGCGGCAGGTGGACGTCGAGCGGTCGCAGGAGTTCCGCAAGTGCATCGAGTGCTTCCTGTGCCAGGACACCTGCCATGTCGTCCGTGACCACGAGGAGAACAAGACCTCCTTCGCCGGCCCGCGCTTCCTGATGCGTATCGCCGAACTCGACATGCACCCGCTCGACGCCGCCGCCGGCACCGGCCTCACCCGTTCCGCGTCCGCACAGGAGGACCACGGCCTCGGCTACTGCAACATCACCAAGTGCTGCACCGAGGTCTGCCCGGAACACATCAAGATCACCGACAACGCGCTGATCCCCCTCAAGGAGCGCGCGGTCGACCGCAAGTACGACCCGCTGGTCTGGCTCGGCAGCAAGATCCGCCGCCGCCCCGCGTAG
- a CDS encoding fumarate reductase/succinate dehydrogenase flavoprotein subunit, with protein MTNVERHAYDVVVVGAGGAGLRAAIEARERGMRTAVICKSLFGKAHTVMAEGGIAASMGNVNAGDNWQVHFRDTLRGGKFLNQWRMAELHAKEAPDRVWELETWGALFDRTPDGKISQRNFGGHEYPRLAHVGDRTGLELIRTLQQKIVSLQQEDFAETGDYEARLKVFQECTVTRVLKEGPRVAGVFGYVRESGRLFVIDAPAVVLATGGIGKSFKVTSNSWEYTGDGHALALLAGAPLINMEFIQFHPTGMVWPPSVKGILVTESVRGDGGVLRNSEGERFMFGYIPDVFKEKYAQDEAEADGWYGDPDHNRRPPELLPRDEVARAINSEVKEGRGTPHGGVFLDVSSRLPAEEIRRRLPSMHHQFKELADVDITTEPMEVGPTCHYMMGGVDVDPDTAAATAVPGLFAAGEVAGGMHGSNRLGGNSLSDLLVFGRRAGLFAAEYAAGLGAADARPVAPQEQIDAAATEALRPFGAGDTTDTTDAADPAGSTGAGGSTVSPAENPYTLHQELQQVMNDLVGIIRRGPEMEQALERLAALRQRARRAGVEGHRQFNPGWHLAIDLRNMLLVSECVARAALERTESRGGHTRDDHPDMDRVWRKVNLVCELAAPAPPDPGSLPGALVGVEDASIGLRRRPMPPIRPDLLALFERDELLKYLTDEELDR; from the coding sequence ATGACGAATGTGGAACGGCACGCGTACGACGTGGTCGTGGTCGGCGCGGGCGGTGCCGGGCTGCGGGCGGCGATCGAGGCCCGGGAGCGCGGCATGCGCACCGCGGTGATCTGCAAGTCGCTCTTCGGCAAGGCCCACACGGTGATGGCCGAGGGCGGCATCGCGGCCAGCATGGGCAACGTCAACGCCGGGGACAACTGGCAGGTGCACTTCCGCGACACCCTGCGCGGCGGCAAGTTCCTCAACCAGTGGCGGATGGCCGAACTCCACGCCAAGGAGGCGCCGGACCGGGTCTGGGAACTGGAGACCTGGGGCGCCCTGTTCGACCGCACCCCCGACGGGAAGATCTCGCAGCGCAACTTCGGCGGCCATGAGTACCCGCGGCTCGCGCACGTCGGCGACCGCACCGGTCTGGAACTGATCCGCACCCTCCAGCAGAAGATCGTCTCCCTGCAGCAGGAGGACTTCGCCGAGACCGGCGACTACGAGGCCCGGCTGAAGGTCTTCCAGGAGTGCACGGTCACCCGCGTGCTCAAGGAAGGCCCCCGCGTCGCGGGCGTCTTCGGCTACGTACGCGAGTCCGGCCGGCTCTTCGTGATCGACGCGCCCGCGGTGGTGCTGGCCACCGGCGGCATCGGCAAGTCCTTCAAGGTGACCTCCAACTCCTGGGAGTACACCGGCGACGGGCACGCGCTGGCGCTGCTGGCCGGGGCGCCGCTGATCAACATGGAGTTCATCCAGTTCCACCCCACCGGGATGGTCTGGCCGCCGTCGGTGAAGGGCATCCTGGTCACCGAGTCGGTCCGCGGCGACGGCGGGGTGCTGCGCAACAGCGAGGGCGAGCGGTTCATGTTCGGCTACATCCCGGACGTCTTCAAGGAGAAGTACGCCCAGGACGAGGCCGAGGCCGACGGCTGGTACGGCGATCCCGACCACAACCGCCGCCCGCCCGAACTGCTGCCCCGCGACGAGGTGGCCCGCGCGATCAACTCCGAGGTCAAGGAGGGCCGCGGCACCCCGCACGGCGGGGTCTTCCTGGACGTCTCCAGCCGGCTGCCCGCCGAGGAGATCAGACGGCGGCTGCCGTCGATGCACCACCAGTTCAAGGAGCTGGCCGACGTCGACATCACCACGGAACCCATGGAGGTCGGCCCGACCTGCCACTACATGATGGGCGGGGTCGATGTGGACCCCGACACCGCGGCGGCCACCGCGGTGCCCGGCCTCTTCGCGGCCGGCGAGGTCGCCGGCGGCATGCACGGCTCCAACCGGCTCGGCGGCAACTCGCTCTCGGACCTGCTGGTCTTCGGCCGGCGCGCCGGGCTCTTCGCGGCGGAGTACGCGGCCGGCCTCGGCGCCGCGGACGCCCGGCCGGTGGCACCGCAGGAGCAGATCGACGCGGCGGCCACCGAGGCGCTGCGGCCGTTCGGAGCCGGCGACACCACCGACACCACCGACGCGGCGGACCCCGCCGGCAGCACCGGCGCCGGCGGCAGCACCGTCAGCCCGGCCGAGAACCCGTACACCCTGCACCAGGAGCTGCAGCAGGTGATGAACGACCTGGTCGGCATCATCCGGCGCGGCCCGGAGATGGAGCAGGCGCTGGAGCGGCTGGCGGCGCTGCGGCAGCGGGCCCGGCGGGCCGGGGTGGAGGGCCACCGGCAGTTCAACCCGGGCTGGCACCTGGCGATCGACCTGCGGAACATGCTGCTGGTCAGCGAGTGCGTGGCACGGGCCGCGCTGGAACGCACCGAGAGCCGCGGCGGCCACACCCGCGACGACCATCCGGACATGGACCGGGTGTGGCGCAAGGTGAACCTGGTCTGCGAGCTGGCCGCACCCGCCCCGCCGGACCCGGGGTCGCTGCCCGGCGCCCTGGTCGGCGTCGAGGACGCTTCGATCGGCCTGCGCCGGCGCCCGATGCCCCCGATACGGCCCGATCTGCTCGCCCTCTTCGAACGGGACGAGCTGCTCAAATACCTGACGGACGAGGAGCTCGACCGGTGA
- a CDS encoding ABC transporter family substrate-binding protein, with amino-acid sequence MNRSPMSSSPLTGGARPAFPATAHRRRTVRIAVALTAGATLTLTACSSGGTKAAGTAGTDVATVSRAGVRDGGTLRWAVDAMPRTLNAYQADADADTATVAGATLPVMFKLDGHGNPKPDADFVSKAEISAQEPRQVVTYHLNPKAKWSDGKAIGVADFVAQWKALGGKNSAYWTSRNAGYDRISGVRQGSDAHEVKVTFATPYADWKSLFSPLYPTAVTGSADAFNDGARTSLPVAAGPFRLQAVDTGAKTVTLVRNPSWWGQPAKLDRIVLTAVPRSDRPAQLAAGKLDLAEIDPSALNTVVRTKGIAVRKAPDAAYAQLAINGSSGPLTDERVRHAVARAINRKQIATAVLKPLGLPAVPLGNHLVLPSQDGYADHSSALGKADVQQAQALLSDAGWKRSAAKTGEKAAGPGRTAASGSLTVVEPSRVLAKAGKQLTLRFVLPSDSPTLDDVGGRIARMLSGIGIRTEISKVSDASYFQDHIASGDFDLALWSWPGSAYPATDDTPIFAKPVPAPDGSLTVAQNYSRVGTDQIDQLLNRAGSELDAGAARDLTAEADARIWAAAGSIPLYQRPQVVGLRTSVANAGAFGFQTPSYEDLGFRK; translated from the coding sequence ATGAACCGCAGCCCCATGAGCAGCAGCCCCCTGACCGGTGGCGCGCGACCGGCCTTCCCCGCCACGGCGCACCGGCGCCGTACGGTACGGATCGCCGTCGCGCTCACCGCCGGGGCCACGCTGACCTTGACCGCGTGCTCCTCCGGGGGCACCAAGGCGGCCGGTACCGCGGGGACCGACGTCGCGACCGTGTCCAGGGCGGGGGTCCGCGACGGCGGCACCCTGCGCTGGGCGGTGGACGCGATGCCGCGCACCCTCAACGCCTACCAGGCCGACGCGGACGCCGACACCGCGACGGTGGCCGGCGCCACCTTGCCGGTGATGTTCAAGCTCGACGGGCACGGCAACCCGAAGCCGGACGCCGACTTCGTCAGCAAGGCCGAGATCAGCGCGCAGGAACCGCGCCAGGTCGTCACCTACCACCTCAACCCGAAAGCGAAGTGGAGCGACGGCAAGGCGATCGGCGTGGCCGACTTCGTCGCCCAGTGGAAGGCGCTCGGCGGGAAGAACTCGGCCTACTGGACCTCGCGCAACGCCGGCTACGACCGGATCTCAGGGGTCCGGCAGGGCTCGGACGCGCACGAGGTGAAGGTCACCTTCGCCACTCCGTACGCGGACTGGAAGTCGCTCTTCAGCCCGCTCTACCCGACCGCCGTCACCGGCAGCGCGGACGCCTTCAACGACGGTGCCCGCACCTCGCTGCCGGTGGCCGCCGGGCCGTTCCGGCTGCAGGCGGTGGACACCGGCGCGAAGACGGTCACGCTGGTGCGCAACCCCTCCTGGTGGGGGCAGCCGGCCAAGCTCGACCGGATCGTGCTGACCGCGGTGCCGCGCAGCGACCGCCCGGCCCAGCTCGCGGCCGGCAAGCTGGACCTCGCCGAGATCGACCCGAGCGCGCTGAACACGGTCGTCAGGACCAAGGGCATCGCGGTGCGCAAGGCGCCCGACGCGGCGTACGCGCAGCTGGCGATCAACGGCAGCAGCGGGCCGCTGACCGACGAGCGGGTACGGCACGCGGTGGCCCGCGCGATCAACCGCAAGCAGATCGCCACCGCGGTGCTCAAGCCGCTCGGGCTGCCGGCGGTGCCGCTCGGCAACCATCTGGTGCTGCCCTCCCAGGACGGTTACGCCGACCACAGCTCGGCGCTCGGCAAGGCCGACGTCCAGCAGGCACAGGCACTGCTCTCCGACGCGGGCTGGAAGCGGTCGGCGGCCAAGACCGGCGAGAAGGCGGCAGGACCCGGGCGGACGGCGGCGTCCGGATCGCTCACCGTGGTCGAGCCGAGCCGGGTGCTGGCCAAGGCGGGCAAGCAGCTGACACTGCGGTTCGTGCTGCCGTCGGACTCGCCGACGCTGGACGACGTCGGCGGCCGGATCGCCCGGATGCTCTCCGGGATCGGGATCCGCACCGAGATCAGCAAGGTGAGCGACGCGAGCTACTTCCAGGACCACATCGCGTCCGGGGACTTCGACCTGGCGCTCTGGTCGTGGCCGGGCAGCGCGTACCCGGCCACCGACGACACCCCGATCTTCGCCAAGCCGGTGCCGGCGCCGGACGGATCGCTCACGGTGGCGCAGAACTACTCCCGGGTCGGCACCGACCAGATCGACCAGCTGCTTAACCGGGCCGGCAGCGAACTCGACGCCGGCGCCGCCCGTGACCTCACCGCGGAGGCGGACGCCCGCATCTGGGCCGCGGCCGGCTCCATCCCCCTCTACCAGCGTCCCCAGGTCGTGGGCCTGCGCACGTCCGTCGCCAACGCGGGCGCCTTCGGCTTCCAGACCCCCTCCTACGAGGACCTCGGCTTCCGCAAGTGA